GCTGCGACATAGTCTTCGCCTACCCCACGCCCAAGTGGCTCAGAAGAACTGATTGGTTTAGTGGTGACTGGCATGCCAGCTGTCACGAATTTAATAGCCTGCGAACGCCTGCCCACGAATTTTGAGAAACGTTCCTGAGTGTGCCGCGAGTTTGCAAACACGACTTCCGCTCGGCTTGCGTTCATATAATGAAGTCGCGACCTGATTCCGAATCTTTGATACTCGCGGAGATCGAGCGGAATCGTGTCCTGAACCGAACAAATCCAAGCGCGGTCCTTCTTCAAGGGCAGCAGACCCGGAGCGGTCACGTGTAATGGCGTTGCCTCACCACCGAGTTGCCTCAAGGTGCGGGTCGCACCCGGTCCTGATAAGGGTTCTGGCACCTCGATTACTCGAATGCCCACGCGTCCATAAGCAGACATCAGCGCCCTCGTATAGCGCCCGAGTCCCCGATCGGCGCCAGGTCGGCTCAGGGACGCGGTCTCCAGCAGGACAGACCCCATGGGTTCTGATATCACTTCCGCCCCCCAACTAACGCTATCTCCTGCAAGACCCGTTCTTGAAAGCCCGGTAGCGCAAATTTCGACTCATAGGTACGACGGCTAATTTCTCCGGCCCGTCGCATCATCTGGAGCGTCAGCCGATCAATCACGCGCGCCAGGTCAACTGCGCTTCCCCTTTCAAAGAACCAACCCTCCTCACCTTCGCGCATAACCTCATCCAAGCCCCCGCCAGCGCTGGCAATCACAGGAACGCCGCGCGAAAATGCTTCGATAGCAACTAATCCAAAGGGTTCAGGCGCGTCAGAGGGCACAATTAGCACGTCTGTATCGTCCAGTGCGGCGAGGAGAGACTCTACCTCGCCAACAATTTCAATCTGACTTTGTCGACGGTTGGCATCCACTGCTGCCGGCACATCGAATCCTTCACCTAAGGGCGGAGGGCCGCCAACTATGCGAAGGTAGCCTGACGTTTGGCAAAGCTCCCAGGCATTCAGGAGCGTGCCGTGTCCCTTCCACAAGTTCCAGCGACTCGCGACTAGAAAGCTTGGGGGCCCTTGGACATGGTCACGTTTCCTCAGCCCCATGTCGGG
The DNA window shown above is from Nocardioides mesophilus and carries:
- a CDS encoding glycosyltransferase family 4 protein, encoding MSEILALHSSDENYGADRIVQYVVTALSRDGANVRLLLPTDVTPGRHGLSQNLLADSDVEVSHKRMPVLRRRYVSFRGVWQLIFDCFAFLNFVRSIAKPDKVYVATSAMLPTAILVKALTGARLILHMQERWSGADRLILSALALFTSRIICISSVVQESLPRSLRNRSRVVLNGVPDMGLRKRDHVQGPPSFLVASRWNLWKGHGTLLNAWELCQTSGYLRIVGGPPPLGEGFDVPAAVDANRRQSQIEIVGEVESLLAALDDTDVLIVPSDAPEPFGLVAIEAFSRGVPVIASAGGGLDEVMREGEEGWFFERGSAVDLARVIDRLTLQMMRRAGEISRRTYESKFALPGFQERVLQEIALVGGRK